The genomic DNA TTTAAGACTAGAAGTTAATTGTTCTTGGTTATAAataactgaaaattatttttaggttAATTCTTGGAATAGAGATTGTTTCACATTAAAATGATAATAGTCCTAGGATTGTTTGATTATCTGACCAGACATATGGGTAGAAGGATACTTCTTTTATCTCTGAGCCTTTTTGTATTTCTATCTATGAGGGATTCCTTCTTAATAAAGTGGATGCTTTCTTTGTGCAAGTAATGGCTTCCTCGGTGACTGCCTGTGAGTTGACCTCCCTGGTGCTGTAAAGTCCTTTCACACCTCTTGACTGGATGCCTCACGTATTTAGAGATTACATTCATCTGGAAGGAGTCTGGTGGGTGCATTCAAAGGACTGTTAACATGTATGACAATTTCATGTTTTGGCAGGTAAACCTAGCCTTTAAGCAGCCTGGAAAGAGGCTAGAGCATCAAGGAATTAGAATTGAATTTGTAGGTCAAATTGGTGAGTTTTAAAAtagtattcttttttcctttgatgactgAAGAGGGTTGGATTTAGCAGTTAAATAATTGAATTAGAGCTTAGCTTTATGAAAAGAGGAAACTGATTATATGTAATAAAAGAGGACCTAGTATAGTAAATCATGCTCCTCAATTGTATTTAATGGTGTGACTCATTCTGACTTTGTTCTTAGACTTTACTACTTAAAATTAAAGAAGTTATGTAAACTACCAGCCTTGAAAAATAATATTGTCTCCCATCTGCCTTTGTTTTTCATCAGTCTTACTCACAATCACCACCTTCATCtccatcttttgttttctaattaccCTTGTCATCTGTCTCCTGAGCTAGTGTCTACCTGTAGCCAGACTACCCCCTGAAGAGAAAATTCCACATAAAGAGGAAAGGAGTAATTTCTTCTTCACTTAGATCAAATTGTTTACATTTCCTGTGGGTGCTTTGGAGACACTTGAGttagaagaaagcaaaactaCATATACATCTTCTGGTGTTGAAGAGTCAGGAAAGAAAGTATGTCTTACTAAGACTCTCTCCATAGCTAGGTTTAAAATCCAGCTAatttttattgtacttttttAAAGTACCAAAGCTGGAATGGTAGATATCTGTATGTCTATTATGGATAAGATTGTATTCAGGAGCAAGTTGTAGAAATTAATTGGTAGTTGGTTTTACTGTTTTGTGCACTGTAGTTTTATCAAAGTAATATAGTTATCTAATAAAACAGAGTTGTTCTTAAAGCTGGGATGTGTCAGCTTCATAGTAGGAATGAGGACTTTTCTATCAGAAGTTGTCATTGTGCCAGACTGGAGTTAATTTATGCCCAAGTGGATATAGTAAAGGAATAAGATTGAGATCAGAGCTCTAGATCATTAAAGTAGAAGCATATTTAGCTAATTTCTTTTGGTAAAAAAGTATTTGTTTAAACAATAGAAGCTTGGATTTTATTGAATtggatattaaatataattggtctttttgctgttttaaatttCTTAGAACTTTTCAATGACAAGAGTAATACTCATGAATTTGTAAACCTAGTGAAAGAACTAGCCTTACCCGGAGAACTGACTCAGAGCAGAAGTTATGATTTTGAATTTATGCAAGTTGAAAAGCCATATGAGTCATACATCGGTGCCAATGTCCGTCTGAGGTATGGATGTGTATTAGAAATTATGACAGAATCAAAACTAGAGAACCATGTTACTGCCGATGTCTTTCTATAAATTTGTAATTACAATTCTGGAGTGGAAGacttaagatttaaaatattctattacaTACTTTGTTTTACCTGACTGATAATGATTTGAAGTAATCATAGCTGTTAACATTATGGATTGAGATGTTTCGGTTTTACAATTCCCTTATATGAATTATCAATATTAGTTCAGATCTTTAGTTTCCCCTCATTCAGCATATGTAAGAAGAGATAATTCAGAGGCTAAGTGGTCAGGGTTACACAAGCAAAGGGCAAACCCAAAGGATTCCAGTTTTCTTTAAcctttgtttgtctttttattctgtgtgtgggCACCTGCCTGCCACTGTGCACatacagaggtcaaaggacaacttcagTTGGCTCTCCGTtcctaccatatgggtcccagaaGTCGAGCTAAGGTTGTCAGGGTTGCCAAcaaatgctgaaccatctcactgacccAACATCCCATTTTCTAAATTCTCAATCTAGTGTTCTTTCCTTTACGTCTCCATGCAGGAGGCTCAGGCTGCCTCCAAGACCAGAGTGATTAAATATTtgagtcttgttttttttttcttttttttttgagaaagggtttctctgtggctttggaggctgtcttggaactagctcttgtagaccaggctggtctcaaacttacagagatccgcctttctctgcctcccaagtgctgggattaaaggtgtgcaccaccacatctcaGTTTAAATATTGGAGTCTTAATGAAGCAAGTCCAAGgaccttctttttctgtttaacaTGGTATTATTAATTTGGGATTGTGTTTGACAGCACAAAAGCTAATACTGGCACCTTGACTagaggctttaaaaaaaacaaaacagaaccaaaacagTGACATGGAGAGGCTTTTTAAGCAGGCTGATGATGGTCCTCTTAGGTCATttcaaaagtatttatttgttaaattgaattctgtattttttcatgttggaagcattaaaaaaaaaaaaatggagagccAGAAGTGTAGCATAGGTAGAGTTACATGCTTAGTCTGCTGCAAGGGCCTTGAATTCACTTTCTAGTGCCAAAGCACCCCAAATTAGAGTTCCTTTCTGAGTAAACAAATGGAGTAAGTTGACACTTAGTCCCATCAAGGAGAAAGCTGAATTGGTTGACATTTGCTTACCGAAGCACCTGAATTTAACCTAGGTGGTTCACTTCATCTTTTCATTAACTTCATAGGTATTTTCTTAAGGTGACGATTGTGAGAAGGCTGACAGACTTAGTGAAAGAGTACGATCTTATTGTTCACCAGCTTGCTACCTATCCTGATGTCAACAATTCTATTAAAATGGAAGTGGGCATTGAAGATTGTCTGCACATAGAGTTTGAATATAATAAGTCAAAGTAAGTATCTGAGTGGTCACTTTTATATCCCTGTGACCAGACTACCTGACAGAAATAGTGTAGAGCAGTAAAGATTGTTGAAAATATAAAGTATGTAAAAGTAAAAGCAGGAAAACCACATAATTGTCATCTTTACCACTAGCCCACTATTAATGTGTTTTTGTATGTCTTCCTAGAGGTAAAAAGGGTTGGtatacatattttgtttgtttgtttttcaagacagggtttctccatattgttttggagcctgtcctttaactggttctgtagaccaggctggctttgaactcacagagatctgcctgcctctgcctcccgagtattgtACTTTTAGAAAATGGTCTCATTTTATTTAGTGTATaatgccttttgttgttgttgttggtggtggtggtttgagaaagggtcttagcTATGTAAtcccggctggcctggaactcactgtatagaccaggcaggcctcaaactcagaaatccacctgccaaTCTCAAGTATACATCACTGACACTGTCATACATGCCAATGGTACTGTCCATAAAGTTATTAGGCAGCTTGGAACCTAAAAAGCTGTCACTAAAGACTTCCTTCAGGTTTCTGTGTTAATCAGTGCACAGGTTCTTGGGAGGAGCAAAAACACTCCTAAGTATTATAGGGGCTCTCAATTTTATTACTTCATGATTTCATGGCTTGTTTATTAATTACAACGCAGCAAACGTAACCCCTAAGTGTAGATTGTGGCTCTCTTTGGCTAGATGATGGATTAGCTGTTTCTTCAGCCCTTATCACACTAATACTACTGAGTTCTGGGTAAGGACTTTAGTGTTGGAAACACATTAATATATTGTTAAGTGGAATCAAGCATAAGATCTTAACTTTCTGTTCAGTTAAGTGCTTGAGTGCTCTGAAAACTTAACTTTTGGGGGCagggattttgagacagggtttctctgtgtagccctggctgttctggaactcacagagatctgcttgtttctgcctcccaagtgctgggattaaaggtgtgtgccaccattgcctggctatgAAAACcaacttttaaagaaagacaattaATTGGGATAATCAGTCCCTCGGGTAAAAGTTTGATTTCACATTTGCACAATAAACTGATTAATACTGTttgagaaagaatattaaagaacATGAATAGTCTTGATGGTATTTTGAGATAGTTATTTTCCTTGAGGCAATCTATTGcctttttaaacttcttttacccccccctttttttttttgaaactgaaGTATGTGACACATATTCTTTCCAAATAGGTATCATTTAAAGGATGTGATTGTTGGAAAAATTTACTTCTTATtagtaagaataaaaatacagCACATGGAGTTACAACTGATCAAGAAAGAGATCACAGGAATTGGTAAGTTGaagaaaattttttaattaaaattgataTTCCTTATTGAAAATTTAGAAGTCTTATAATTTTAACACAAATTTGGAATCCACATTGGATATTAATTTTGCTATTTAGTATTTTGCTGTaattcaatgtttttaaaaaacagttcttGAGCTGAATATAGTGGCAAGCCCCTGTAGACTTGAGGCCAGAGCATCACTTGAACCCAGAAATTGAGACCAGCTCTATTATTAAAGTAATTTTGTAATGGGTACTTAtaaacatctgtttttttttttttttcttttcatttaaagacAAGGTATCGCTGGCCTCTAAATTTTCTTGACTCAgtttccaagtgctgagagtacAGGGAGGCTAAAAAAGAAGCTAGGCCGGGTTATGTAGCCAGACtgtgtctcacaaaaacaaaaacaaacaacaacatgcACAGCAAATGCTCTACTGTGGAATCATGCTCTTAatgctttttggttttatttttacttataattGACTTCATTTTTTAGATATCTGAGTTAAAATGTCCTTGAGAGTTAATCCCAAAGTTTGTATGCATGCCATTTAAGTATTCACTCGACATTTTCTTTATGTTAAAATTAACTCTATGGGAAGACAGTTTGAAAATTTCAGAGAAAACTTTGATGTAATGGTAAGTTCTGTGTGTTGCTCCCTACTCCTGTAGCATATAGTAGAAAGGACGGCAGGTGCGATGTGAGGCCGACTCTGAACTTCATTACCTGTGGGGAGACTGAAGCATGCAGTTTAAGAGAAGAACACAGCTTGGGAAAGAATGGCCAACAGAGCATAAGCAATGCAGCAATTAGCTGACACAGGACAGAGGTCTTACTTTTGGGACTATTCAAATcagtgtcatttctttttttccactagGACCCAGCaccacaacagaaacagaaacaattgCTAAATATGAAATAATGGATGGTGCACCAGTAAAAGGTAAATCAGTTTTATTAATCTGTTCTTTTCTATTTGGTAGAAGCCTTACTGTACATCCCTAGCTGGCCTAActttttctgtagaccaggatggccttaatgGACtgtatcctcttgcctctgtctcccaagtgctagggttataggtgtGTAACACTGCACCTGGATTCATTTACTTCAAaacttttagttaattttattttttatgaatatggatgttttacctgcatgtatgatGAGTACCATGTGTGCGCCTGGTACTTGtagatgccagaagaaggcatcgaaatcccccccccccaactggaattacagagctgctgtgtgggtgctgggaatcaaacctggtcctctgggaagagcagtcagtgctcttaaactgttgagccatctctcaagcccctaaaattctttttctacattatttatttgtgtg from Cricetulus griseus strain 17A/GY chromosome 1 unlocalized genomic scaffold, alternate assembly CriGri-PICRH-1.0 chr1_0, whole genome shotgun sequence includes the following:
- the Vps26a gene encoding vacuolar protein sorting-associated protein 26A isoform X2, whose translation is MQVEKPYESYIGANVRLRYFLKVTIVRRLTDLVKEYDLIVHQLATYPDVNNSIKMEVGIEDCLHIEFEYNKSKYHLKDVIVGKIYFLLVRIKIQHMELQLIKKEITGIGPSTTTETETIAKYEIMDGAPVKGESIPIRLFLAGYDPTPTMRDVNKKFSVRYFLNLVLVDEEDRRYFKQQEIILWRKAPEKLRKQRTNFHQRFESPESQASAEQPEM
- the Vps26a gene encoding vacuolar protein sorting-associated protein 26A isoform X1 — its product is MSFLGGFFGPICEIDVALNDGESRKMAEMKTEDGKVEKHYLFYDGESVSGKVNLAFKQPGKRLEHQGIRIEFVGQIELFNDKSNTHEFVNLVKELALPGELTQSRSYDFEFMQVEKPYESYIGANVRLRYFLKVTIVRRLTDLVKEYDLIVHQLATYPDVNNSIKMEVGIEDCLHIEFEYNKSKYHLKDVIVGKIYFLLVRIKIQHMELQLIKKEITGIGPSTTTETETIAKYEIMDGAPVKGESIPIRLFLAGYDPTPTMRDVNKKFSVRYFLNLVLVDEEDRRYFKQQEIILWRKAPEKLRKQRTNFHQRFESPESQASAEQPEM